A part of Myxococcus landrumus genomic DNA contains:
- the ppk1 gene encoding polyphosphate kinase 1, with translation MAKRGVAGRSVTQKPLERDVLPAGVEMDEGLFFNRELSWLAFNDRVLQLAESSDEPLLERLKFVAIYARNLDEFFMIRVARLHEQVRGGVARLVPDGASPGNTLDKLHEGIFEQSKRHSAIFEKLLRPALAEKGLRILSAKDLDADQRAQVDQRFREQIFPVLTPLAIGLGRHFPYISNLSLSLAVLLRDPQVDEESVARVKVPKELLPRFLPLKGHVFVPLEEVIAQHLGDLFPGMEVLSWSLFRVTRDADFTVSEDAEDLLKAVETELRQRRFGDVIRLEVQAGMSPKLLEPLVEALGLESRQVYEEQGLLGLGDLQSIAFAPGFPELKDPPWAPVSQPRLRPDPDAPPEAGTVMAAMRRGDLLVHHPYDSFSSSVERFVTEAVADPDVLAIKQTVYRTSDSSPLVPALITATENGKQAVCMVELKARFDERTNIKWANALEEAGVHVVYGIPSLKTHAKAILIVRREGERVRHYVHVGTGNYNPKTARLYTDMGLFTTDPDIGADVADLFNYLTGFGRPKSFRKLLVAPLTMREGLLEHIKRTVVAHTLERPSRIQMKMNALVDPAIIRALYDASRAGVKVELNVRGICCLRPGVPGVSDNIRVVSTLGRFLEHARVYLFERGTEVRCYIGSADLMPRNLDHRVEILAPVEDAGLIAQVRDALDRNLADNTHAWELQSDGTWRRLSPPAHGDKRWAQGELMERAIRHAQFPGGRPLP, from the coding sequence ATGGCGAAGCGAGGCGTTGCCGGACGCAGCGTCACCCAGAAGCCCTTGGAGCGGGATGTCCTTCCAGCGGGGGTGGAGATGGATGAAGGGCTCTTCTTCAATCGCGAGCTGTCCTGGCTGGCCTTCAACGACAGGGTGCTGCAATTGGCGGAGTCCTCGGACGAGCCCCTGCTCGAGCGGCTGAAGTTCGTCGCCATCTACGCGCGCAACCTGGACGAGTTCTTCATGATTCGCGTCGCGCGACTGCACGAGCAGGTGCGCGGCGGCGTGGCGCGGCTGGTGCCGGATGGGGCGTCGCCGGGCAACACGCTCGACAAGCTGCACGAGGGCATCTTCGAGCAGAGCAAGCGCCACAGCGCCATCTTCGAGAAGCTCCTGCGGCCCGCGCTCGCGGAGAAGGGCCTGCGCATCCTCAGCGCCAAGGACCTGGACGCCGACCAGCGCGCCCAGGTGGATCAGCGCTTCCGGGAGCAGATATTTCCCGTGCTCACCCCGCTGGCCATCGGCCTGGGCCGGCACTTCCCGTACATCTCCAACCTGTCGCTCAGCCTCGCCGTCCTCCTGAGAGACCCGCAGGTCGACGAGGAGAGCGTGGCCCGGGTGAAGGTGCCCAAGGAGCTGCTGCCCCGCTTCCTGCCGCTGAAGGGCCATGTCTTCGTGCCGCTGGAGGAGGTCATCGCCCAGCACCTGGGCGACTTGTTCCCCGGCATGGAGGTGCTGAGCTGGAGCCTGTTCCGCGTGACTCGGGATGCGGACTTCACCGTGTCCGAGGACGCGGAGGACCTGCTCAAGGCGGTGGAGACGGAGCTGCGCCAGCGCCGGTTCGGCGACGTCATCCGGCTGGAAGTCCAGGCGGGCATGAGCCCCAAGCTGCTGGAGCCGCTGGTGGAGGCGCTGGGGCTGGAGTCTCGCCAGGTGTACGAGGAGCAGGGGCTGTTGGGGTTGGGCGACTTGCAGTCCATCGCCTTCGCGCCCGGCTTCCCCGAGCTGAAGGACCCGCCGTGGGCCCCTGTCTCGCAGCCTCGGCTGCGGCCGGACCCGGACGCACCGCCCGAGGCCGGCACGGTGATGGCGGCGATGCGGCGGGGCGACCTCCTGGTCCACCACCCCTATGACTCCTTCAGCTCGTCGGTGGAGCGCTTCGTCACGGAGGCGGTGGCGGACCCGGACGTGCTCGCCATCAAGCAGACCGTGTACCGCACCTCCGACAGCTCCCCGCTGGTGCCCGCGCTGATAACCGCCACGGAGAATGGCAAGCAGGCCGTGTGCATGGTGGAGCTCAAGGCCCGCTTCGACGAGCGCACCAACATCAAGTGGGCCAACGCGCTGGAAGAGGCGGGCGTGCACGTCGTCTACGGCATCCCCTCGCTCAAGACGCACGCGAAGGCCATCCTCATCGTCCGGCGCGAGGGCGAGCGCGTGCGCCACTACGTGCACGTGGGCACCGGCAACTACAACCCGAAGACGGCGCGCCTCTACACGGACATGGGCCTGTTCACCACGGACCCGGACATCGGCGCGGACGTGGCGGACCTGTTCAACTACCTGACGGGCTTCGGCCGCCCCAAGAGCTTCCGCAAGCTGCTGGTGGCGCCCCTCACCATGCGCGAGGGCCTGCTCGAGCACATCAAGCGCACCGTCGTCGCGCACACGCTGGAGCGCCCCTCACGCATCCAGATGAAGATGAACGCGCTGGTGGACCCGGCCATCATCCGCGCCCTCTATGACGCGTCCCGCGCGGGCGTGAAGGTGGAGCTCAACGTGCGCGGCATCTGCTGCCTGCGCCCGGGCGTCCCCGGGGTGTCCGACAACATCCGCGTGGTGTCCACGCTGGGCCGCTTCCTGGAGCACGCGCGCGTCTACCTCTTCGAGCGCGGCACGGAGGTGCGGTGCTACATCGGCTCCGCGGACCTGATGCCTCGCAACCTGGACCACCGGGTGGAAATCCTGGCGCCCGTGGAGGACGCGGGGCTGATTGCGCAGGTGCGCGACGCGCTGGACCGGAACCTGGCCGACAACACCCACGCCTGGGAGCTCCAGTCGGATGGCACCTGGCGCCGGCTGTCTCCTCCCGCCCATGGCGACAAGCGCTGGGCCCAGGGAGAGCTCATGGAGCGCGCCATCCGCCATGCCCAGTTCCCGGGGGGCCGCCCGCTTCCGTGA
- a CDS encoding NUDIX hydrolase produces MTDGRSWQGNWVARLYERVRERGYDSVTAFAEDRPTASLVALAEELGPDDVAGVQVFKGMVAEAERNKRLTRLVRGQLVRELYGRLPGGWPVALEGEARTEVAIALGQWFAYTPETHQERVDRASDELFDDPPPAGWRPLGPDDELLRTLLPDEEA; encoded by the coding sequence ATGACCGATGGGCGTTCGTGGCAGGGGAATTGGGTAGCCCGCTTGTATGAGCGAGTTCGGGAGCGAGGCTACGACTCGGTCACAGCCTTTGCCGAGGACCGTCCCACCGCATCCCTCGTCGCTCTTGCAGAGGAGCTTGGCCCAGACGATGTTGCGGGGGTTCAGGTCTTCAAGGGGATGGTCGCCGAGGCTGAACGCAACAAGAGGCTCACTCGGTTGGTGCGTGGGCAGCTCGTGCGGGAACTGTACGGACGCCTCCCCGGTGGCTGGCCTGTCGCGCTTGAAGGAGAGGCACGAACGGAAGTCGCGATAGCTCTCGGGCAGTGGTTCGCCTACACCCCGGAAACCCATCAGGAGCGCGTCGACCGCGCTAGTGATGAGCTCTTCGACGATCCCCCGCCCGCTGGCTGGCGCCCACTCGGCCCTGACGACGAACTGCTTCGGACACTTCTACCGGACGAAGAAGCCTGA
- a CDS encoding DUF2380 domain-containing protein yields MDFLQLSSAIIKHCFACSDEKLFVDLHRVQQLMEPTLKDLESLDPERVEVAATAMPELMGKLTREYAALQAQTRESMRMGEKMLTAAQVLEMVSMISTLKMSLPRLPPAAPVTLGMSLAMGSGGVMMGSRIVVSAEWVEMMRRLVQAGVISLPAVNAAVRIHGGQVMMAQAYQDLPQGVRDALGDSPEVRGMHVTGKAGAGMSEAPKHHVMPKEHREWFEQRGFKGDMDIDQFCVRLERSHHEAIHGGGNWKLGRTWPDEWNRRIMGALQRAERREGQKLTRNTILRIVAENMRSYDIPMKFTQGRSR; encoded by the coding sequence GTGGACTTCCTCCAGCTCTCGTCCGCCATCATCAAGCACTGCTTCGCGTGCAGCGACGAGAAGCTGTTCGTGGACCTTCATCGGGTGCAGCAACTGATGGAGCCCACGCTGAAGGACCTGGAGTCACTCGACCCGGAGAGGGTGGAGGTCGCTGCCACGGCGATGCCTGAGTTGATGGGGAAGCTGACCCGTGAGTATGCCGCGCTGCAAGCTCAGACCCGCGAGAGCATGCGGATGGGTGAGAAGATGCTCACTGCGGCGCAGGTGCTGGAGATGGTGTCCATGATATCCACGCTGAAGATGTCACTGCCCCGACTGCCCCCGGCCGCACCGGTGACACTCGGCATGAGCCTCGCGATGGGGTCGGGGGGAGTCATGATGGGCTCGCGCATCGTCGTCTCCGCAGAGTGGGTGGAGATGATGCGAAGGCTCGTGCAGGCTGGTGTCATCTCCCTTCCTGCCGTCAACGCGGCCGTCCGCATTCATGGCGGGCAGGTGATGATGGCGCAGGCGTACCAGGACTTGCCCCAGGGCGTGCGTGATGCGCTGGGGGACAGTCCGGAGGTGAGGGGCATGCATGTGACGGGGAAGGCGGGAGCGGGCATGTCCGAGGCCCCGAAGCACCACGTCATGCCGAAAGAGCACCGAGAGTGGTTCGAGCAGCGCGGCTTCAAGGGTGACATGGACATCGACCAGTTCTGCGTCCGCCTGGAGCGGTCCCACCATGAGGCAATTCACGGTGGGGGGAACTGGAAGCTGGGGCGCACGTGGCCCGACGAGTGGAATAGGAGGATCATGGGTGCCCTACAACGAGCGGAACGCAGGGAGGGCCAGAAGTTGACGCGGAATACGATCCTGCGGATCGTCGCAGAGAACATGAGGAGCTACGACATCCCGATGAAGTTCACTCAGGGGAGGAGTCGATGA
- a CDS encoding serine/threonine protein kinase, protein MSNPPDSRPAGSVVLFTNGDTSYEFFRDLGEGRVGERILLAQTRTPKGLGECVVLKCLPLPKAADATEAYQRTRARLEEEVRLAQYLRHPSIARVHGLFESEMGLCVAMENVEGLSLNTLLAVAQTRGRYFSEAFILYVGAEVAAALSYAHSRKDDAGFALGIVNRDVNPARIRLGPHGEVRLTDFGVALSRLSGRLATSLPRPQGEVLYSAPEVLLGEVVDARADLFSLGLTLLEFATGRHLYDPGHVRIEEVEARLSKEERERALTATVASEVTELPAFAEDAIWCAMAYGSEDVEHAAQGLSVPLRDILHALLCRTPAERIGTAAELELVLRAQLARLGGYTREEALQEAQHALGEASEGLWEFELPSDEGGITPPVTEMWSRSEPSTDSALPRGTRRPSSSTPDEVPTEPGAGPRRRTLTKQPTA, encoded by the coding sequence ATGTCCAATCCGCCTGACTCTCGGCCTGCCGGGAGCGTTGTCCTATTCACCAATGGAGACACCTCCTACGAGTTCTTCCGGGACTTGGGGGAGGGCCGCGTTGGAGAGCGAATCCTTCTCGCGCAGACCCGCACGCCCAAGGGCCTCGGGGAATGCGTGGTGCTCAAGTGCCTGCCCCTGCCGAAGGCGGCGGACGCGACGGAGGCGTACCAGCGCACCCGGGCCCGTCTGGAAGAAGAGGTCCGGTTGGCACAGTACCTTCGCCACCCGAGCATCGCGCGTGTCCATGGCCTCTTCGAGTCGGAGATGGGCCTGTGTGTTGCGATGGAGAACGTCGAGGGGTTGTCGCTCAACACGCTGCTGGCTGTTGCCCAGACTCGGGGGCGGTACTTCTCCGAGGCGTTCATTCTCTACGTGGGCGCGGAGGTCGCGGCGGCCCTGTCCTACGCACATTCACGCAAGGATGATGCGGGCTTCGCGCTCGGCATCGTCAACCGGGACGTGAACCCCGCGCGCATTCGCCTGGGGCCACACGGAGAAGTGCGACTGACGGACTTTGGCGTGGCGCTCTCTCGTCTCTCGGGGCGACTGGCCACGTCCCTGCCACGCCCCCAAGGTGAAGTCCTCTACTCGGCACCCGAGGTGTTGCTGGGCGAGGTGGTGGACGCGCGTGCGGACCTGTTCTCCCTGGGGCTGACGCTGCTGGAGTTCGCCACGGGGCGACACCTCTACGACCCGGGGCATGTCCGCATCGAAGAGGTGGAGGCGCGGTTGTCGAAGGAGGAACGGGAACGCGCGCTCACGGCCACGGTGGCCTCCGAGGTGACGGAGCTGCCCGCGTTCGCGGAGGATGCCATCTGGTGCGCCATGGCCTACGGCTCCGAGGATGTCGAGCATGCGGCGCAAGGGCTCTCGGTGCCGCTCCGGGACATCCTCCACGCGCTGCTGTGTCGCACCCCCGCCGAGCGCATTGGGACGGCGGCCGAGTTGGAGCTTGTCTTGCGCGCGCAGTTGGCGAGGCTGGGCGGGTACACGCGCGAGGAGGCGTTGCAGGAGGCCCAGCACGCGCTCGGAGAGGCCAGCGAGGGACTCTGGGAGTTCGAGTTGCCGAGCGACGAAGGAGGCATCACCCCCCCTGTCACTGAGATGTGGAGTCGCTCCGAGCCCTCTACGGATTCGGCATTGCCCCGTGGCACTCGGCGCCCGTCGTCGAGCACTCCCGATGAAGTGCCAACAGAGCCCGGTGCAGGCCCACGCCGTCGCACGTTGACGAAGCAGCCGACCGCGTAA
- a CDS encoding serine/threonine protein kinase, translating to MLIGLSPAHLQPGQTVDGWRIVKPLGAGSFGAVYLVEKEGHRFAMKMAMHRASSGDAEQTDARLLREMVCLSQVSGHPNVVRVHAHGRWPHPSEGWLYVAVDYVEGYTLGEWVEKTHPTAHEVVRVFGKLAGALAHLHARGVFHRDLKLGNILVRAADGEPFVLDFSAGDYMLAPELTDTPLPPGTRRYRSPEAARFLREHGDEHDARYDFKATDDVYALGVCLYDVLTNPQPESAAPRTMVGAQWPPPAPHALNARVPESLSAAAMHFIDRQPEKRAPTAEVMRRELEALLSEGGEAWTVPLHVPKPQLPLASEAPHNDIPQEDAPAPVSKQPPGRLVAGAVAVLALVVASLAGYMALRPTPVAERPSAPLAAPTVRDAGPAASLSPSVPPSPLASSPGVALPPPAPVEKESPPVKRAPAPMLPPVESTSRKPKALASRQSWPPSPWAGFLKTCAGVTAVVALSMGCPGAQVRPDPSDCPSEARDAMFNRGNKNGLRIRVGDSVMLTLDTRQPGDIGEAGSYADGPVTGVVNISDVRGLPEGTRLSGYLWTGGEFLVGRYSEARLPDGRTVPVCIVLGKRGYVEKENWSTPGAAVVGRSLPAYAVERWP from the coding sequence ATGTTGATTGGACTGAGCCCAGCGCACCTGCAACCCGGGCAGACGGTGGACGGCTGGCGCATCGTGAAGCCGCTGGGCGCGGGCAGCTTCGGCGCCGTCTACCTCGTGGAGAAAGAAGGCCACCGCTTCGCGATGAAGATGGCCATGCACCGGGCCAGTAGTGGAGACGCAGAGCAGACCGACGCGCGGTTGTTGCGGGAGATGGTCTGTCTGTCCCAGGTGAGTGGGCATCCCAATGTCGTGAGGGTTCACGCGCATGGGCGTTGGCCTCACCCGTCCGAGGGCTGGCTCTACGTCGCGGTGGACTACGTCGAGGGCTACACCTTGGGGGAGTGGGTCGAGAAGACGCACCCCACCGCGCATGAAGTGGTCCGGGTCTTCGGCAAGCTCGCGGGAGCCTTGGCCCATCTCCATGCGCGCGGCGTCTTTCACCGGGACTTGAAGCTGGGGAACATCCTCGTGCGTGCGGCGGATGGTGAGCCCTTCGTCCTCGACTTCAGCGCGGGGGACTACATGCTCGCGCCGGAGCTGACGGACACGCCCTTGCCCCCCGGCACTCGCCGCTACCGCTCTCCCGAGGCGGCGCGCTTCCTCCGTGAGCATGGGGACGAACACGACGCTCGCTACGACTTCAAGGCAACGGACGACGTGTACGCGTTGGGCGTCTGCCTCTATGACGTGCTGACGAATCCCCAGCCCGAGAGTGCAGCGCCACGAACCATGGTGGGCGCCCAGTGGCCTCCCCCGGCCCCCCATGCGTTGAACGCGCGCGTACCCGAGTCGCTGAGCGCGGCGGCGATGCACTTCATCGACCGTCAGCCTGAGAAGCGCGCCCCCACGGCCGAAGTCATGCGGCGCGAACTGGAGGCGTTGCTGTCGGAAGGGGGCGAGGCGTGGACGGTGCCCCTTCATGTCCCGAAGCCCCAGCTTCCGCTTGCCTCCGAGGCACCCCACAACGACATCCCCCAGGAGGATGCCCCGGCGCCTGTGTCGAAGCAGCCCCCAGGGCGGCTCGTGGCGGGCGCTGTGGCCGTCCTGGCGCTCGTTGTGGCCTCGCTGGCGGGCTACATGGCCCTGCGCCCCACCCCAGTCGCGGAGAGGCCCAGCGCGCCTCTTGCGGCCCCCACGGTGCGGGATGCTGGCCCTGCTGCATCTCTGTCTCCTTCCGTGCCCCCATCCCCCTTGGCGTCGTCCCCTGGGGTAGCGTTGCCCCCTCCTGCACCTGTCGAGAAAGAAAGCCCTCCCGTGAAGCGCGCTCCCGCTCCGATGCTCCCTCCCGTCGAGTCCACCTCCAGGAAGCCGAAGGCCCTGGCCTCCCGCCAGAGCTGGCCGCCGTCACCGTGGGCTGGGTTCCTCAAGACGTGTGCGGGGGTGACCGCCGTCGTGGCGCTGTCCATGGGTTGCCCTGGTGCCCAAGTTCGGCCCGACCCCAGTGACTGCCCTTCGGAGGCACGCGATGCCATGTTCAACAGAGGCAACAAGAACGGCTTGCGCATACGGGTCGGTGATTCGGTGATGTTGACCTTGGACACCCGCCAACCCGGGGACATTGGTGAAGCAGGTTCCTATGCCGACGGCCCGGTCACCGGAGTAGTGAACATCAGCGACGTGCGCGGACTCCCTGAAGGAACGCGGCTCTCTGGCTACCTCTGGACGGGCGGAGAGTTTCTCGTGGGGCGCTACTCGGAAGCCCGCCTCCCCGATGGCCGCACCGTGCCCGTCTGCATCGTCTTGGGTAAGCGGGGGTACGTTGAGAAGGAGAATTGGTCCACGCCAGGGGCGGCGGTGGTGGGACGAAGTCTTCCTGCCTACGCAGTCGAGCGCTGGCCCTAG
- a CDS encoding DUF2381 family protein, with protein sequence MAQPQEALRGREMKRRRVSLSVATADKPVELHVAPDYLTALEFDSPVDRNAVVLEDSGGRLALFEVNGRSVVLKPALELGPGRSVELTIPFADGAAPSRVVFSLVTRPSEVDTQVMVARLPRTAEAIQAELDEVRAACSAKDAELEALRVRTVASGPAGMIFAGLLDKRGVKAESPESLLSQGGSDLVARDVVTYLSSGWGAVALRVRNTGSDAWTPVEARLSMATSGERINVLAVRMKEPRIEPGGAALVVVETGAPNWPSGAVLRLELRDSAGGQRLLIPRFAF encoded by the coding sequence ATGGCACAGCCCCAGGAGGCACTACGCGGGCGGGAGATGAAGCGGCGCCGGGTGTCGCTCTCGGTCGCCACCGCTGACAAGCCCGTGGAGCTGCACGTTGCTCCGGACTACCTCACGGCCCTGGAGTTCGACTCGCCTGTGGACCGGAACGCGGTGGTGCTAGAGGACTCGGGGGGCAGACTCGCGCTGTTCGAGGTCAACGGTCGTAGCGTCGTGCTCAAGCCCGCGCTGGAACTGGGGCCCGGACGGAGTGTCGAGCTGACCATTCCCTTCGCGGATGGTGCTGCCCCTTCCCGCGTCGTGTTCTCGCTCGTCACACGCCCGTCCGAGGTGGACACGCAGGTGATGGTGGCTCGCCTGCCCCGTACCGCAGAAGCGATTCAGGCTGAGCTGGACGAGGTGCGCGCGGCCTGTTCGGCCAAGGATGCCGAGTTGGAAGCACTTCGCGTCCGCACCGTGGCGAGTGGCCCGGCAGGAATGATCTTCGCGGGCTTGCTGGACAAGAGAGGGGTCAAGGCTGAAAGCCCTGAGAGCTTGCTGTCTCAGGGCGGGAGCGACTTAGTCGCTCGGGATGTTGTGACGTACCTCTCAAGTGGATGGGGGGCCGTCGCCCTTCGGGTTCGCAACACCGGCTCTGACGCATGGACGCCAGTGGAAGCTCGGCTCTCCATGGCCACAAGCGGTGAGCGCATCAACGTGCTCGCGGTGCGCATGAAGGAGCCTCGGATTGAACCGGGTGGGGCTGCCCTCGTGGTGGTCGAGACCGGGGCGCCCAACTGGCCTTCGGGGGCGGTCCTCCGCTTGGAGCTGCGCGACAGTGCGGGTGGGCAGCGCCTTCTCATTCCTCGCTTTGCATTCTAG
- a CDS encoding primase-helicase family protein, with amino-acid sequence MLREDETFAVNTWEAPTLTPTPGEWPDVRRVLLWLAEDEAGLDWLLNWIAFKVQNPGSRPGTAVLLQGPPGTGKNVLYRIVAHLLGPANCVQIGEADLAKPYNHHYATKLLVFANELLDNHKRGGSLGDGLKATITDSEVFLENKGVARTLAVNRVALLAATNRTKPIELEESDRRWTVFHNKTKPAEYQHTNLGMTHRDFLEALHAPGSDDTFTLEFMRQVAAFAYEMNTREVDLRRVRRPHENESRVELQQLSAPVTEQFLRELGESPDPDHQIRDWAMLVPHAASTWHAPPGPRVGKTKAFVNDALFAAIVGFCKVVGQKHPPQKRTFLNSLKAAGWVEQRDSKSRGWLPPWHATGGDAPAHEGSKVVPLTPLREPSAPGPSSATPFVRHQPFQTERS; translated from the coding sequence TTGCTGCGCGAGGACGAGACGTTCGCGGTCAACACCTGGGAGGCGCCAACGCTCACCCCTACGCCGGGGGAATGGCCCGACGTGCGACGCGTCCTTCTCTGGCTCGCGGAGGATGAAGCCGGGCTCGATTGGCTCCTGAATTGGATTGCATTCAAGGTGCAGAACCCCGGCTCCAGGCCCGGAACCGCCGTCCTGCTTCAAGGCCCGCCGGGCACCGGGAAGAACGTGCTCTATCGCATCGTTGCGCACCTGCTCGGCCCAGCGAACTGCGTGCAGATTGGGGAGGCAGACCTCGCCAAGCCCTATAACCACCACTACGCCACGAAGCTGTTGGTCTTCGCGAATGAGCTGCTCGACAACCACAAGCGCGGTGGGTCGCTGGGCGATGGGCTCAAGGCGACCATCACCGATAGCGAGGTGTTCCTTGAGAACAAGGGCGTTGCCCGTACCCTCGCGGTCAATCGCGTCGCGCTCCTCGCGGCGACCAACCGCACCAAGCCCATCGAGCTTGAGGAGAGCGACCGGCGTTGGACCGTCTTCCACAACAAGACGAAGCCTGCCGAGTACCAACACACCAACCTGGGAATGACTCACCGAGACTTCCTGGAAGCTCTCCATGCTCCGGGCTCGGATGACACCTTCACCCTGGAGTTCATGCGGCAAGTAGCCGCCTTCGCCTACGAGATGAACACCCGCGAGGTGGACCTCCGACGAGTCCGCCGCCCACACGAGAACGAATCTCGCGTGGAGCTTCAGCAGCTCAGCGCGCCTGTAACGGAGCAGTTCCTACGAGAACTCGGTGAGAGCCCCGACCCAGACCATCAGATTCGCGATTGGGCAATGCTGGTGCCTCACGCCGCCTCGACCTGGCATGCCCCTCCGGGTCCCCGAGTCGGCAAGACCAAAGCGTTCGTGAACGATGCCCTCTTCGCGGCAATCGTGGGGTTCTGCAAGGTTGTCGGCCAGAAGCATCCTCCCCAGAAGCGGACGTTCCTGAACTCGTTGAAGGCGGCGGGCTGGGTTGAGCAACGCGACAGCAAGTCTCGGGGCTGGCTCCCTCCGTGGCACGCGACAGGTGGCGACGCGCCAGCCCACGAAGGCTCGAAGGTCGTTCCCCTCACCCCACTAAGGGAACCATCCGCTCCCGGCCCATCCAGTGCGACTCCCTTCGTGCGTCACCAGCCTTTCCAAACCGAGCGCTCCTGA
- a CDS encoding helix-turn-helix domain-containing protein, whose amino-acid sequence MNSCPPYSSLGGPDFLTVEEAAVLLRVNRKTLYEAIRLGQVPGVMRLGRVLRIRRSTLVEWQSGNSGPALGEKS is encoded by the coding sequence ATGAACTCATGCCCGCCCTACAGCTCCCTTGGGGGACCTGACTTCCTCACCGTGGAAGAAGCCGCCGTGCTCCTGCGCGTGAACCGGAAGACGCTCTACGAGGCCATCCGGCTCGGGCAGGTGCCTGGAGTCATGCGCCTCGGAAGAGTCCTCCGCATCCGCCGAAGTACCCTGGTAGAATGGCAGTCGGGTAACAGCGGTCCTGCGCTCGGAGAGAAGTCATGA